A single region of the Halorussus gelatinilyticus genome encodes:
- a CDS encoding redox-regulated ATPase YchF, translating to MSYKIGLVGKPSVGKSTFFNAATMNDVPEGAYPFTTIDPAVGEAYVRVECAAPEFDEECTPNVGYCDDGTRFVPTKLVDVAGLIPGAHEGAGLGNQFLTDLNEADVLVHVVDFSGKTDIEGEPTEGHDPREDIDFLENELDMWYLEVLEKGIDRYESGYDGNEDDIEVELAEQMSAFRTNKDEIKREILSLGLSLDPAEWDETDREELAREIRKTTKPMVVAANKMDTPEARANFEEITSDPAYEHLTVVPVSAHAEKALKQADEQGAVEYRPGDGDFEIVGDVSGDQREGLEAIEEFVTEFDGTGVQRALEGALFDELGLVPVFPGGANGLGNENGEVLPDCFLLPEGATAEDFAHHIHSDLGEGFLHGIDCRSNRQVGANTQLDSRDVIDIVSTN from the coding sequence ATGAGTTACAAAATCGGTCTCGTGGGCAAGCCCTCGGTCGGCAAGTCCACGTTCTTCAACGCCGCGACGATGAACGACGTGCCGGAAGGGGCCTACCCCTTCACGACCATCGACCCCGCGGTGGGCGAGGCGTACGTCCGCGTCGAGTGCGCCGCGCCGGAGTTCGACGAGGAGTGTACGCCGAACGTCGGCTACTGCGACGACGGGACCCGGTTCGTCCCGACGAAACTAGTGGACGTCGCGGGCCTGATTCCCGGTGCCCACGAGGGTGCGGGACTGGGTAACCAGTTCCTGACCGACCTGAACGAGGCCGACGTGCTGGTCCACGTCGTGGACTTCTCCGGGAAGACGGACATCGAGGGCGAACCGACGGAGGGCCACGACCCCCGCGAGGACATCGACTTCCTCGAAAACGAACTCGACATGTGGTACCTCGAAGTGCTGGAGAAGGGCATCGACCGCTACGAGAGCGGCTACGACGGTAACGAGGACGACATCGAGGTCGAGTTGGCCGAGCAGATGAGCGCGTTCCGGACGAACAAAGACGAGATAAAGCGGGAAATCCTCTCGCTCGGCCTGTCGCTGGACCCCGCCGAGTGGGACGAGACCGACCGCGAGGAACTGGCCCGCGAGATTCGCAAGACGACCAAGCCGATGGTCGTCGCCGCGAACAAGATGGACACGCCCGAGGCCCGAGCGAACTTCGAGGAGATTACCAGCGACCCCGCCTACGAGCATCTGACGGTCGTGCCGGTCTCCGCGCACGCCGAGAAAGCCCTGAAGCAGGCCGACGAACAGGGCGCGGTCGAGTACCGCCCCGGCGACGGCGACTTCGAAATCGTCGGCGACGTGTCGGGCGACCAGCGCGAAGGGCTGGAAGCCATCGAGGAGTTCGTCACGGAGTTCGACGGCACCGGCGTCCAGCGCGCGCTCGAAGGGGCGCTGTTCGACGAACTGGGCCTCGTGCCGGTCTTCCCCGGCGGCGCGAACGGACTGGGCAACGAGAACGGGGAGGTCCTACCCGACTGCTTCCTCCTGCCGGAGGGCGCGACCGCCGAGGACTTCGCCCACCACATCCACTCGGACCTCGGCGAGGGATTCCTCCACGGCATCGACTGCCGGAGCAACCGGCAGGTCGGCGCGAATACGCAACTCGACAGTCGGGACGTCATCGACATCGTATCCACGAACTGA
- a CDS encoding biotin--[acetyl-CoA-carboxylase] ligase has product MNDTRRAVLDAVADGPIRGPELADRLAISRNAVWKHVEALRDAGFEIESGDDGYRLDGVPEYGGPAVEFGLDAPFSVEYHDAIGSTNDRARELAGEGADDAVVLADEQTGSRGRLDREWSAPAGGVWLSAVLRPDLPPAHAPALTLAAAVATTDAAREAGVPAEIKWPNDVLVTDANAETARGGKKLAGILTEMEGEAGRVSWVVVGVGVNANVPADSLPEDATSVREEVGDVDRRAFVQRLLERFDDLRADPEAAVEAWRDRSATLGQRVRVETATGEVVGEAVDVAVPGALVVETDDDERVRVHAGDCEHLRPV; this is encoded by the coding sequence ATGAACGACACCCGCCGGGCCGTCCTCGACGCCGTCGCGGACGGGCCGATTCGCGGTCCCGAACTCGCCGACCGCCTCGCTATCTCGCGCAACGCGGTCTGGAAGCACGTCGAGGCGCTCCGGGACGCGGGCTTCGAAATCGAGAGCGGCGACGACGGCTACCGCCTCGACGGCGTGCCCGAGTACGGCGGTCCCGCCGTCGAGTTCGGACTGGACGCGCCCTTCTCCGTCGAGTACCACGACGCCATCGGGAGTACGAACGACCGCGCTCGGGAACTCGCCGGGGAGGGAGCCGACGACGCGGTGGTGCTGGCCGACGAGCAGACCGGAAGCAGGGGCCGCCTCGACCGCGAGTGGTCGGCCCCCGCGGGCGGCGTCTGGCTGAGTGCGGTCCTCCGGCCCGACCTGCCGCCCGCCCACGCCCCGGCGCTCACGCTCGCGGCCGCGGTGGCGACGACCGACGCGGCCCGCGAGGCCGGCGTGCCCGCAGAAATCAAGTGGCCGAACGACGTGCTGGTGACCGACGCGAACGCCGAAACCGCTCGCGGCGGCAAGAAACTCGCGGGCATCCTGACCGAGATGGAGGGCGAGGCCGGCCGGGTCTCGTGGGTCGTGGTCGGCGTCGGGGTGAACGCCAACGTCCCGGCCGACTCGCTCCCCGAGGACGCGACCAGCGTCCGCGAGGAGGTCGGCGACGTTGACCGCCGCGCCTTCGTCCAGCGCCTCCTCGAACGATTCGACGACCTCCGGGCCGACCCCGAGGCGGCAGTCGAGGCGTGGCGCGACCGGTCGGCGACGCTCGGCCAGCGCGTCCGCGTCGAAACCGCGACGGGGGAAGTCGTCGGCGAGGCGGTGGACGTGGCGGTCCCCGGCGCGCTCGTGGTCGAAACGGACGACGACGAGCGCGTCCGGGTCCACGCGGGCGACTGCGAACACCTCCGGCCGGTCTGA
- a CDS encoding CDP-glycerol glycerophosphotransferase family protein, which yields MDLSGRVAETVESSAGHASFLGQWALYRAIEDLDPPRDETLWVFGAQGGAAFADNAKYLFLHVAAERPDIRPVWLSKDPEVVRELQRAGFEAYRCYSPRGLLLTLRAGVVFLTQGHRDLAMPATAGAFAVLLWHGVPLKRISWDAGFRELPKPLRRAHADMADEFDLLTVPGEGVADQFASGLRIDRERMALTGYPRNDALFGAIPGETVGMDGAALDRIRDLADGQKLVFYLPTFREWTDESVADRLDLPALDSFLAERDATLVAKTHPRDSLDLPDGLSHVVALPEATDVYPFLRYADALVTDYSSVYFDYLLLDRPVVFYAYDRDEYRARRGFYFDYESVAPGPVADSFEDLLAGLDGALDPTADSYANARAAVRAQLLGGDPAVPESTDASGVGESRVVADCAPAAPRSAAVVSAVRRRLAASATDEEKPRESARIRNL from the coding sequence ATGGACCTGAGCGGTCGCGTCGCCGAAACCGTCGAGTCGTCAGCGGGACACGCCTCGTTTCTCGGTCAGTGGGCGCTCTACCGCGCAATCGAGGATTTGGACCCGCCGCGCGACGAGACGCTCTGGGTCTTCGGCGCGCAGGGCGGCGCGGCGTTCGCGGACAACGCCAAGTACCTCTTCCTCCACGTCGCGGCCGAACGCCCCGATATTCGACCGGTCTGGCTCTCGAAGGACCCCGAAGTCGTCCGCGAACTCCAGCGAGCGGGCTTCGAGGCGTACCGCTGTTACTCGCCGCGGGGGCTCCTGCTGACGCTCCGGGCGGGCGTCGTCTTCCTGACGCAGGGCCACCGAGACCTCGCCATGCCAGCGACGGCGGGCGCGTTCGCCGTCCTGCTCTGGCACGGGGTGCCGCTCAAGCGCATCTCGTGGGACGCCGGGTTCCGCGAGTTACCGAAACCGCTCCGGCGCGCCCACGCCGACATGGCCGACGAGTTCGACCTGCTGACGGTGCCCGGCGAGGGCGTCGCCGACCAGTTCGCCTCTGGCCTCCGCATCGACCGCGAGCGAATGGCGCTGACGGGCTACCCCCGAAACGACGCGCTCTTCGGCGCGATTCCCGGCGAGACGGTCGGGATGGACGGCGCGGCGCTCGACCGAATACGGGACCTCGCCGACGGGCAAAAGCTGGTCTTCTATCTGCCGACGTTCCGGGAGTGGACCGACGAGTCGGTCGCCGACCGCCTCGACCTCCCGGCGCTCGATTCGTTTCTCGCCGAGCGCGACGCGACGCTCGTCGCGAAGACCCACCCGCGCGACAGCCTCGACCTGCCCGACGGTCTCTCGCACGTCGTCGCCCTCCCGGAAGCGACCGACGTCTACCCCTTCCTCCGGTACGCCGACGCGCTCGTCACCGACTACTCGTCGGTCTACTTCGACTACCTCCTGCTCGACCGGCCGGTGGTCTTCTACGCCTACGACCGCGACGAGTACCGCGCCCGCCGGGGGTTCTACTTCGACTACGAGTCGGTCGCGCCCGGCCCGGTCGCCGACTCGTTCGAGGACTTGCTCGCGGGTCTCGACGGTGCGCTCGACCCGACCGCGGACTCGTACGCGAACGCTCGCGCGGCGGTCCGCGCGCAACTCCTCGGGGGCGACCCGGCCGTTCCGGAATCGACGGACGCGAGCGGGGTCGGCGAGTCGCGGGTCGTCGCCGACTGCGCGCCCGCCGCTCCGCGCTCGGCCGCGGTCGTCTCCGCCGTCCGTCGGCGACTCGCCGCGTCAGCGACGGACGAAGAAAAACCGCGGGAGAGCGCCCGGATACGTAATCTATAG
- a CDS encoding cytochrome P450 — translation MTHSDSSETDASAAESIADATARDPDGNPTLRDPPKLDAPPLVGNTLQFARDPFGFYDRLAARDEAVRYEVARQEFCTVFEPAYVQRILVEDDEKFVKAEMFQEAAAGFAEQGLLLTEGEVWRDQRVRIQPAFTPEKIRSYTDAMVRYAEQSGDRLADGEVVNVEDAMSELTLKILAKSLFDVDVAGRREVVREAAAALNARGDAGGASAFLPDWVPTPKNRRFERAMADFEAMVDDLIAERRAGGADGDDSPDDLLSILLTAEGPDGTTMDDAVVRDQMVTFLFAGHETTALALTYAWHLLGRNPDALERLRAELDAELGDRRATMADLPALDYTERVVEEALRLFPPAYVLFREPTEDVQLGPYRVREGTAMTIPIFEIHRDERFYDAPDEFRPERWTEAFEADLPEYAYLPFGGGPRHCIGMRFAMTELQLVLATLVREVVFDPTYDGDPGPLDGGDDAP, via the coding sequence ATGACCCACTCGGATTCGTCGGAGACGGACGCGTCCGCGGCGGAGTCCATCGCGGACGCGACCGCCCGCGACCCCGACGGGAACCCCACCCTCCGCGACCCGCCGAAACTCGACGCGCCGCCGCTGGTCGGCAACACCCTCCAGTTCGCCCGCGACCCGTTCGGGTTCTACGACCGCCTCGCCGCGCGCGACGAGGCGGTCCGGTACGAGGTCGCCAGACAGGAGTTCTGCACGGTCTTCGAACCGGCGTACGTCCAGCGGATTCTGGTCGAGGACGACGAGAAGTTCGTGAAGGCCGAGATGTTCCAAGAGGCCGCGGCGGGATTCGCCGAGCAGGGCCTGCTCCTGACCGAGGGCGAGGTCTGGCGCGACCAGCGCGTCCGCATCCAACCCGCGTTCACGCCCGAGAAGATTCGGAGCTACACCGACGCGATGGTCCGGTACGCCGAGCAGTCGGGCGACCGACTCGCCGACGGCGAGGTGGTGAACGTCGAGGACGCGATGTCGGAGTTGACGCTCAAGATTCTGGCCAAGTCGCTGTTCGACGTGGACGTGGCGGGCCGCCGCGAGGTGGTCCGGGAGGCCGCCGCCGCGCTGAACGCTCGGGGCGACGCCGGCGGCGCGTCGGCGTTCCTCCCCGACTGGGTGCCGACGCCGAAGAACCGCCGGTTCGAGCGCGCGATGGCCGACTTCGAGGCGATGGTGGACGACCTCATCGCGGAGCGCAGAGCCGGCGGCGCGGACGGCGACGACTCGCCCGACGACCTGCTCTCCATCCTGTTGACCGCCGAGGGACCGGACGGGACGACGATGGACGACGCGGTGGTCCGCGACCAGATGGTGACGTTCCTGTTCGCGGGCCACGAGACCACCGCGCTCGCGCTGACCTACGCGTGGCACCTGCTCGGACGCAACCCCGACGCGCTCGAACGACTGCGCGCGGAACTCGACGCCGAGTTGGGCGACCGGCGCGCGACGATGGCCGACCTGCCCGCGCTCGACTACACCGAGCGGGTCGTCGAGGAGGCCCTGCGCCTCTTCCCGCCGGCGTACGTCCTCTTCCGGGAACCGACTGAGGACGTGCAGTTGGGTCCCTACCGTGTCCGGGAGGGAACCGCGATGACGATTCCTATCTTCGAGATTCACCGCGACGAGCGGTTCTACGACGCGCCCGACGAGTTCCGACCCGAGCGCTGGACCGAGGCGTTCGAGGCCGACCTGCCGGAGTACGCCTACCTCCCGTTCGGCGGCGGCCCGCGCCACTGCATCGGGATGCGCTTCGCCATGACCGAACTCCAACTCGTGCTGGCGACGCTGGTCCGCGAGGTCGTCTTCGACCCGACCTACGACGGCGACCCCGGACCTCTCGATGGCGGCGACGATGCGCCCTGA
- a CDS encoding glycerophosphodiester phosphodiesterase, producing the protein MVQTSGTTGQDAPNRADVSLIAHRGFAGVYPENTVAAVEQAASGVAVGASPEMVEIDVMPTADGEIVTFHDSDLGRVTDAPADLADRKVWETPYETLAELDVLGTGERVPTLEEILDALPADVGVNVEFKNPGSADVRPRENLPPEARDEQRELWQEFAEDVLDALSATDHEVLVSSFAEGALAAVREADPSVPVAAVFADSIADGMEIARRYDCEAVHPPWNAIADTTLFNAEYGTLGPFEDIDVVELAHEEGREVNAWTVERWYEADRLRRAGVDGVIADYPGVLQFGGAAD; encoded by the coding sequence ATGGTACAAACGAGCGGAACGACAGGGCAGGACGCGCCGAATCGGGCCGACGTATCGCTCATCGCCCACCGCGGGTTCGCGGGGGTCTACCCCGAGAACACGGTCGCCGCGGTCGAACAGGCGGCGTCGGGCGTCGCCGTGGGCGCGAGTCCGGAGATGGTCGAAATCGACGTGATGCCGACCGCGGACGGCGAAATCGTCACGTTCCACGACTCGGACCTCGGCCGGGTGACGGACGCACCGGCCGACCTCGCCGACCGGAAAGTCTGGGAGACGCCGTACGAGACGCTCGCCGAGTTAGACGTCCTCGGGACCGGCGAGCGGGTCCCCACGCTCGAGGAGATTCTCGACGCCCTCCCCGCCGACGTGGGCGTCAACGTCGAGTTCAAGAATCCGGGGTCGGCCGACGTGCGCCCCCGCGAGAACCTCCCGCCGGAGGCCCGCGACGAACAGCGCGAACTCTGGCAGGAGTTCGCCGAGGACGTTCTCGACGCGCTCTCGGCGACCGACCACGAGGTGCTGGTCTCGTCGTTCGCGGAGGGCGCGCTCGCGGCGGTCCGCGAGGCCGACCCGTCGGTCCCCGTCGCGGCGGTGTTCGCCGACTCCATCGCCGACGGGATGGAGATCGCCCGCCGGTACGACTGCGAGGCGGTCCATCCGCCGTGGAACGCCATCGCCGACACCACGCTGTTCAACGCCGAGTACGGGACGCTCGGACCGTTCGAGGACATCGACGTCGTGGAACTCGCCCACGAGGAGGGCCGCGAGGTCAACGCGTGGACCGTCGAACGCTGGTACGAGGCCGACCGACTCCGACGGGCGGGCGTGGACGGCGTCATCGCCGACTACCCCGGCGTCCTCCAGTTCGGCGGCGCGGCCGACTGA
- a CDS encoding class I SAM-dependent methyltransferase: MSDEEGERDAEDATAAERDRDADLDPERYYDEFGEGEWERLDRDPVTRMEFENTTDYLAEYLPEAEARAAEAARDDAADADPVRVLDAGGAAGRYACWLAERGYDVTLVDLSAAQVELAREKAAERGVAERVTAERGDVRDLRFADDAFDAVCCLGGPLSHVVDDDERATAMAELRRVAVPGAPVFVSVIGRFAMLRDILKFTLDDSHGLLAPVAADGDYTAERVAQLADGEGWAECHGFRADEFERELEAAGFVVEKLVGLENVAARMKRELADADDEAVESVREVVRMLREDRTAADCSEHMLAVCRVE, encoded by the coding sequence ATGAGCGACGAGGAGGGCGAGCGCGACGCCGAGGACGCTACCGCCGCAGAGCGCGACCGCGACGCCGACTTGGACCCCGAACGCTACTACGACGAGTTCGGCGAGGGCGAGTGGGAGCGCCTCGACCGCGACCCCGTGACCCGGATGGAGTTCGAGAACACGACCGACTATCTGGCCGAATACCTGCCCGAGGCGGAGGCGCGCGCCGCCGAGGCGGCGCGCGACGACGCGGCAGACGCCGACCCCGTCCGCGTCCTCGACGCGGGCGGCGCGGCGGGCCGATACGCCTGCTGGCTCGCGGAACGCGGCTACGACGTGACGCTCGTGGACCTCTCGGCCGCGCAGGTCGAGTTGGCCCGCGAGAAGGCCGCCGAGCGGGGCGTCGCCGAGCGCGTCACCGCCGAACGGGGCGACGTGCGCGACCTCCGGTTCGCGGACGATGCCTTCGACGCGGTGTGCTGTCTCGGCGGTCCCCTGAGCCACGTCGTGGACGACGACGAGCGCGCGACCGCGATGGCCGAACTCCGGCGCGTCGCCGTCCCCGGAGCCCCTGTCTTCGTCTCGGTCATCGGCCGATTCGCCATGCTCCGTGACATCCTGAAGTTCACGCTCGACGACTCCCACGGCCTGCTCGCGCCCGTCGCCGCCGACGGCGACTACACCGCCGAGCGCGTCGCTCAACTCGCCGACGGCGAGGGCTGGGCCGAGTGCCACGGTTTCCGCGCCGACGAGTTCGAGCGCGAACTGGAGGCCGCCGGGTTCGTGGTCGAGAAACTGGTCGGTCTGGAGAACGTCGCCGCGCGGATGAAACGCGAGTTGGCCGACGCCGACGACGAGGCCGTCGAATCCGTGCGCGAGGTGGTGCGGATGCTCCGCGAGGACCGGACCGCCGCGGACTGCTCGGAACACATGCTGGCGGTCTGTCGGGTCGAATAG
- a CDS encoding acetyl-CoA carboxylase biotin carboxylase subunit — translation MFDKVLVANRGEIAVRVMRACEELGIETVAVYSEADKDSGHVRYADEAYNVGPARAADSYLDHEAVIDAAKKADADAIHPGYGFLAENAEFAGKVEDTEGVKWIGPASDAMEQLGEKTKARKTMREADVPIVPGTTDPVEDPAEVTEFGDEHGYPVAIKAEGGGGGRGMKVVRSPEEAEDQLESAEREGEAYFDNDNVYLERYLENPRHIEVQIIADHHGNVRHLGERDCSLQRRHQKVIEEGPSPALTDELREQIGEAARRGADAAGYYNAGTFEFLVEDDPDREDGELLGTDANFYFLEVNTRIQVEHTVTEELTDIDIVKWQIRVAQDEELGFSQDEVELEGHAMEFRINAENAADDFAPATGGELETYDPPGGIGVRLDDALRQGDELVTDYDSMVAKLIVHGSDREECIVRSQRALAEYDIEGIPTIIPFHRLMLQDDAFVSGTHTTKYLDHHLDKERIEEAQEKWGGATESSAGDDEEVVERQFTVEVNGKRFEVDLEERGAAAIPTAGSGSEGGQKPQPAGGDDGGSDAGGAVDAEGESVTAEMQGTILDVNVAEGDEVAAGDVVCVLEAMKMENDVVADRGGTVTEVAVGEGDSVDMGDVLVVIE, via the coding sequence ATGTTCGACAAGGTACTCGTCGCGAACCGCGGAGAGATCGCGGTCCGCGTGATGCGGGCCTGCGAGGAGTTGGGCATCGAGACGGTCGCCGTCTACAGCGAGGCGGACAAGGACTCCGGGCACGTCCGGTACGCCGACGAGGCGTACAACGTCGGCCCGGCGCGAGCGGCCGACTCGTACCTCGATCACGAGGCCGTCATCGACGCCGCGAAGAAGGCCGACGCCGACGCCATCCACCCCGGCTACGGCTTCCTCGCGGAGAACGCCGAGTTCGCGGGCAAGGTCGAAGACACCGAGGGCGTGAAGTGGATCGGCCCGGCCAGCGACGCGATGGAGCAACTCGGCGAGAAGACCAAGGCCCGCAAGACGATGCGCGAGGCCGACGTGCCCATCGTCCCCGGCACGACCGACCCCGTCGAGGACCCCGCGGAAGTGACGGAGTTCGGCGACGAACACGGCTACCCGGTCGCCATCAAGGCCGAGGGCGGCGGCGGCGGCCGCGGGATGAAGGTCGTCCGGAGTCCCGAGGAAGCCGAAGACCAACTCGAATCCGCCGAGCGCGAGGGTGAGGCGTACTTCGACAACGACAACGTCTACCTCGAACGCTACCTCGAGAATCCGCGCCACATCGAGGTCCAGATTATCGCCGACCACCACGGCAACGTCCGGCACCTCGGCGAGCGCGACTGTTCGCTCCAGCGCCGCCACCAGAAGGTCATCGAGGAGGGTCCCTCGCCGGCGCTCACCGACGAACTCCGCGAGCAGATCGGCGAAGCCGCCCGCCGCGGCGCGGACGCCGCCGGCTACTACAACGCCGGCACCTTCGAGTTCCTCGTGGAGGACGACCCGGATCGCGAGGACGGCGAACTCCTCGGCACCGACGCGAACTTCTACTTCCTCGAAGTCAACACCCGGATTCAGGTCGAACACACCGTCACCGAGGAACTGACCGACATCGACATCGTGAAGTGGCAGATTCGGGTCGCTCAGGACGAGGAACTCGGCTTCTCGCAGGACGAGGTCGAACTCGAAGGCCACGCGATGGAGTTCCGCATCAACGCCGAGAACGCCGCGGACGACTTCGCGCCCGCGACCGGCGGCGAACTCGAAACCTACGACCCGCCGGGCGGCATCGGCGTCCGACTCGACGACGCGCTCCGACAGGGCGACGAGTTGGTCACCGACTACGACTCGATGGTCGCCAAACTCATCGTCCACGGGAGCGACCGCGAGGAGTGCATCGTCCGCTCCCAGCGCGCGCTCGCCGAGTACGACATCGAGGGCATCCCGACCATCATCCCGTTCCACCGGCTGATGTTGCAGGACGACGCGTTCGTCTCGGGCACCCACACCACGAAGTACCTCGACCACCACCTCGACAAAGAGCGCATCGAGGAGGCCCAGGAGAAGTGGGGCGGCGCGACCGAATCGAGCGCGGGCGACGACGAGGAGGTCGTCGAGCGCCAGTTCACCGTCGAGGTCAACGGCAAGCGCTTCGAGGTCGACTTGGAGGAGCGCGGTGCAGCCGCGATTCCGACCGCCGGCAGCGGGAGTGAGGGCGGCCAGAAGCCCCAGCCTGCGGGCGGCGACGACGGCGGGAGCGACGCCGGCGGCGCGGTCGACGCCGAGGGCGAGAGCGTCACCGCCGAGATGCAGGGCACCATCCTCGACGTGAACGTCGCCGAGGGCGACGAAGTGGCCGCGGGCGACGTGGTCTGCGTACTGGAAGCGATGAAGATGGAGAACGACGTGGTCGCCGACCGCGGCGGCACCGTCACGGAGGTCGCCGTCGGCGAGGGCGACAGCGTGGACATGGGCGACGTGCTGGTCGTCATCGAGTAG
- a CDS encoding helix-turn-helix domain-containing protein, with amino-acid sequence MKYLTLTLRQPRETRHPMQNFIADSPAVAREELLAWNILREASVEYLLFYVEGDLDPYRTAIAEVDSIPEYTLVPIDSRSFYAYVHQETRETDTDFRSVFARRQLLVVPPIEYTGEGHMRFTLIGAPEDLRSLLDELPERIAADVEEVGDYDRRHGTVAGGLTDRQFEAASVAARLGYYEVPREASLADVADELDCAESTASNLLRKAEASVMRRIVGE; translated from the coding sequence GTGAAGTACCTCACGCTCACTCTCCGGCAACCGCGGGAGACGCGCCACCCGATGCAGAACTTCATCGCCGACTCCCCGGCGGTGGCCCGCGAGGAGTTGCTGGCGTGGAACATCCTCCGCGAGGCGAGCGTCGAGTACCTGCTGTTCTACGTCGAGGGCGACCTCGACCCCTACCGGACGGCCATCGCTGAGGTGGACTCGATTCCCGAGTACACGCTGGTCCCCATCGACTCGCGCTCGTTCTACGCCTACGTCCATCAGGAGACCCGCGAGACCGACACCGACTTCCGGTCGGTGTTCGCCCGGCGGCAGTTGCTCGTCGTGCCGCCCATCGAGTACACCGGCGAGGGCCACATGCGGTTCACGCTCATCGGTGCGCCAGAGGACCTGCGGAGCCTGCTCGACGAGTTGCCCGAGCGTATCGCCGCGGACGTCGAGGAGGTCGGCGACTACGACCGCAGGCACGGCACCGTCGCGGGCGGCCTGACCGACCGGCAGTTCGAGGCGGCGTCCGTGGCGGCGCGGCTCGGCTACTACGAAGTCCCCCGTGAGGCGTCGCTGGCCGACGTGGCCGACGAACTCGACTGCGCGGAGAGCACCGCCTCGAACCTCCTGCGGAAGGCCGAGGCGAGTGTGATGCGACGAATCGTCGGCGAGTGA
- a CDS encoding DUF7522 family protein, with product MSQVYPYRLADFLHEQVGDGLRSVIYYDRNEYEVVFVREDMDDYEGGEIDDIVADLWADSYEQAIREDIRRHGALNCTVWLFDDAIEMHFVADERQGVAVALDTETFLAQSSFIRQCLGVAGLE from the coding sequence GTGTCGCAGGTCTACCCGTATCGACTCGCGGACTTCCTCCACGAACAGGTCGGCGACGGCCTGCGGAGCGTCATCTACTACGACCGCAACGAGTACGAGGTCGTCTTCGTCCGCGAGGACATGGACGACTACGAGGGCGGGGAGATCGACGACATCGTCGCGGACCTCTGGGCCGACTCCTACGAGCAGGCGATTCGGGAAGACATCCGCAGGCACGGTGCGCTGAACTGCACGGTGTGGCTGTTCGACGACGCCATCGAGATGCACTTCGTCGCCGACGAGCGACAGGGCGTCGCGGTGGCGCTGGACACCGAAACGTTTCTGGCCCAGAGCAGTTTCATCCGGCAGTGTCTCGGCGTCGCCGGACTGGAGTAG